One region of Arthrobacter sp. StoSoilB22 genomic DNA includes:
- the rpsF gene encoding 30S ribosomal protein S6 encodes MRPYELMVIIDPEVEERTVESSLQKFLNVITTDGGTIEKVDIWGRRRLAYDIKKKSEGIYAVVNFTAAPATAKELDRQLSLNETIMRTKIIRPEDQKVVAE; translated from the coding sequence ATGCGTCCTTACGAATTGATGGTAATCATCGACCCCGAGGTCGAAGAGCGTACCGTAGAGTCGTCGCTTCAGAAGTTCCTCAATGTCATCACCACCGATGGTGGAACCATCGAAAAGGTTGACATCTGGGGCCGTCGCCGTCTGGCGTACGACATCAAGAAGAAGTCCGAAGGTATCTACGCCGTGGTGAACTTCACCGCAGCGCCGGCTACCGCCAAGGAACTTGATCGCCAGCTGTCTCTCAACGAGACGATCATGCGCACCAAGATCATCCGCCCTGAAGACCAGAAGGTCGTTGCTGAGTAA
- the rplI gene encoding 50S ribosomal protein L9 → MAKLILTHEVTGLGAAGDVVEVKDGYARNFLLPRGFALTWTKGGEKQVETIKAARAARAHASVEAAQAQAQALSSKKVKLEVKAGESGRLFGTVKPADVAAAVEAAGLGAIDKRNVELPNHIKSVGSYTANVRLHEDVSAVIDLEVVASK, encoded by the coding sequence ATGGCAAAGCTCATTCTGACCCACGAAGTAACCGGCCTCGGTGCTGCTGGCGATGTTGTGGAGGTCAAGGACGGTTACGCACGTAACTTCCTGCTCCCCCGCGGCTTCGCTCTGACCTGGACCAAGGGTGGCGAGAAGCAGGTTGAGACCATCAAGGCTGCCCGCGCCGCTCGTGCGCACGCTTCTGTTGAAGCTGCACAGGCACAGGCTCAGGCTCTGTCCTCCAAGAAGGTCAAGCTCGAGGTGAAGGCCGGCGAGTCCGGTCGTCTCTTCGGCACCGTCAAGCCTGCTGATGTCGCTGCTGCTGTTGAGGCCGCTGGCCTCGGCGCCATCGACAAGCGCAACGTTGAACTGCCGAACCACATCAAGTCTGTCGGTTCGTACACGGCCAACGTTCGCCTGCACGAGGATGTTTCTGCTGTCATCGACCTCGAGGTCGTTGCTAGCAAGTAG
- a CDS encoding DUF1345 domain-containing protein → MHNVRVKRSRLRFVVMVLAGASAFAVAGALGNWVEAPAIGWAVAALVYVAWVWLVIARLDPEETEQHATSEDPSRGLTDVLILIANLASLAAVAAVIVDSHTQGTGTRLSSAALALACVGLSWMLVQTLFTLRYAELYYSQDGRVGGEVGGISFNQERPPQYTDFAYLATSLGMTYQVSDTNLGNHTIRAEALKHSLLSYMFGTVILAVTINLVIGLAQ, encoded by the coding sequence ATGCACAACGTCAGGGTGAAGCGGAGCCGGCTGCGCTTTGTCGTCATGGTTCTGGCCGGCGCCTCGGCCTTTGCCGTTGCCGGCGCCCTGGGCAACTGGGTGGAAGCTCCGGCAATTGGCTGGGCCGTGGCCGCCCTGGTCTATGTGGCGTGGGTGTGGTTGGTGATTGCACGGCTGGATCCGGAAGAGACCGAGCAGCACGCGACCTCCGAGGACCCATCTCGCGGCCTCACGGACGTGCTGATTCTGATCGCCAACCTGGCCAGCCTTGCAGCCGTCGCCGCTGTCATCGTCGATTCGCACACGCAAGGAACCGGCACGCGTCTTTCCTCTGCGGCACTCGCCCTGGCATGCGTGGGATTGTCCTGGATGCTGGTCCAAACCCTCTTCACGCTGCGCTACGCCGAGTTGTATTACAGCCAGGATGGACGGGTCGGAGGTGAAGTGGGCGGCATCAGCTTCAACCAAGAGCGCCCTCCGCAGTACACGGACTTTGCCTACCTGGCCACCAGCCTGGGCATGACGTATCAGGTGTCGGACACTAATCTCGGCAATCACACGATCCGCGCCGAGGCACTCAAACATAGCCTGCTGTCCTACATGTTCGGCACTGTCATTCTGGCCGTCACCATCAACCTGGTCATCGGCTTGGCCCAGTAG
- a CDS encoding DUF6297 family protein, with protein MLALERSPQYRELASDIVRFTRQSARRYKRNRISWGTRFVDAYSWGLGIGVSLTIAASFVLALRNEIAERTSPQNSIIRAQWVVLPESLLWTSITLAALLVISNLARKLGPISVNGAESTWWLTLPVDRRPMVLPPFIRRVALTAAGSTIIYLPFSMVTAVDRAPGEHVLAALTFGAAGSIAVTLAAFQQLALLSPRLGKTIATAGVLACSVLPAFSSSPWPTALATVAAVGLLAVVVPRAGQVRGDELVRGGAVAGHAGASLFMMDSNEVLRALGGNRKRIDGGRAARFYARPTRGPLRALIRADAVAFIRLNPPVTPPVLWLTACIAILLVKGGLPEFAQLTVIVIAGCATASGLGGVARKTALVPELDAMLPLHPALVRTSRTLMPCVAMSVWMAVLCSLLVLLGAANPALIGVGALAGVGMGAGTLRAATRTPPDWTAPPVETPFGPVPRAQLGSLMRGLDVTVLAMVPMLLALYLGYVPTSVVAVQAAFSAGIFLLVVLTRPKRS; from the coding sequence GTGCTTGCCCTTGAACGTTCCCCGCAATACCGGGAGCTGGCCTCGGACATTGTCCGCTTCACCCGCCAATCCGCCCGGCGCTACAAACGCAACCGGATCTCGTGGGGAACCCGCTTCGTTGACGCCTACAGCTGGGGACTCGGCATAGGTGTTTCCCTGACCATTGCGGCCTCGTTCGTCCTGGCGCTGCGCAACGAAATCGCGGAGAGGACATCACCGCAGAACAGCATCATCCGGGCCCAATGGGTGGTGCTGCCGGAGTCCTTGCTGTGGACGTCCATCACACTCGCGGCCCTCCTGGTCATCAGCAACCTTGCCCGGAAGCTTGGACCGATATCAGTGAACGGAGCAGAGAGCACTTGGTGGCTCACGCTCCCCGTCGACCGCCGGCCCATGGTTCTGCCACCCTTCATTCGCAGGGTGGCCCTTACCGCAGCCGGATCAACCATCATCTACCTGCCCTTCAGCATGGTGACCGCTGTTGACCGTGCTCCTGGCGAACACGTTCTTGCCGCACTCACCTTCGGAGCTGCGGGTTCCATCGCGGTGACTCTAGCCGCCTTTCAGCAGCTTGCCCTACTGAGTCCGCGGCTTGGCAAGACAATTGCGACGGCGGGAGTTCTTGCGTGCTCTGTCCTTCCGGCGTTCTCATCCTCTCCGTGGCCCACAGCACTGGCGACCGTTGCCGCCGTCGGGCTCCTTGCCGTGGTGGTGCCGCGCGCCGGCCAGGTGCGGGGAGACGAACTGGTACGCGGCGGCGCCGTTGCCGGGCACGCCGGTGCGTCGCTGTTCATGATGGACTCCAACGAGGTGCTCAGAGCTCTGGGCGGCAATCGTAAGAGGATCGACGGCGGCAGGGCAGCCCGCTTCTACGCCCGCCCCACGCGGGGCCCACTGAGGGCGCTGATCCGTGCTGACGCCGTGGCCTTCATCAGGCTCAATCCCCCGGTGACGCCGCCGGTCCTGTGGCTCACCGCCTGCATCGCCATACTGCTGGTGAAGGGTGGCCTACCCGAGTTCGCACAGTTGACGGTGATCGTGATCGCAGGGTGTGCCACGGCTTCCGGACTGGGCGGTGTGGCCCGCAAAACGGCATTGGTCCCTGAACTCGACGCAATGCTTCCGCTGCATCCGGCACTTGTGCGAACAAGCCGGACACTGATGCCGTGCGTGGCGATGTCCGTGTGGATGGCTGTGCTCTGCAGTCTGTTGGTGCTGCTCGGGGCTGCGAACCCTGCCTTGATAGGCGTTGGTGCCCTGGCCGGGGTCGGGATGGGTGCCGGGACACTCCGCGCAGCCACCAGGACCCCACCCGACTGGACCGCCCCGCCGGTGGAGACCCCCTTCGGGCCGGTACCGCGGGCCCAACTCGGCTCCCTGATGCGCGGGCTGGACGTGACCGTCCTGGCCATGGTTCCGATGCTGCTGGCCCTGTACCTTGGCTACGTACCGACGTCCGTTGTTGCTGTCCAGGCGGCCTTCAGTGCCGGCATCTTCCTGCTGGTTGTCCTGACACGCCCCAAGCGCTCCTAG
- a CDS encoding PhzF family phenazine biosynthesis protein, producing MTSEALRIRPFHQVDVFSEVPYLGNPLAVVVDALGLSTEVMQHFANWTNLSETTFLFPPTHPEADYKVRIFTGSEEFPFAGHPTLGSAHTWLQAGGVPKTGGVVVQECGAGLVRVKHDAGRLAFAAPPLTRFGPVDENTRAQLAAGLQLPEDALLDASWLVNGPTWIGVLLGSAEQVLAVEPDLAAMGDLKVGIIGPHKPGAGIDFEVRTFIPGDAMVEDPVTGSFNAGAAQWLIGSGRAPREYVAAQGTVLGRAGRIHVRAEDGEIWVGGASVTCIEGTVLL from the coding sequence GTGACTTCAGAAGCCCTGCGTATTCGCCCGTTCCACCAAGTAGACGTCTTCTCTGAGGTCCCGTACCTTGGCAATCCGCTCGCGGTGGTGGTGGATGCCCTAGGCCTCAGCACGGAAGTGATGCAACACTTCGCCAACTGGACCAACCTCTCCGAGACGACGTTCCTGTTCCCTCCCACCCACCCCGAAGCGGACTATAAGGTGCGGATCTTCACGGGCAGCGAGGAGTTCCCTTTCGCTGGCCACCCTACGTTGGGCTCGGCGCACACGTGGCTGCAGGCCGGGGGAGTGCCCAAGACTGGCGGCGTTGTGGTTCAGGAGTGCGGCGCGGGTTTGGTGCGAGTAAAGCACGACGCCGGTCGCTTGGCTTTCGCTGCGCCACCGCTGACCCGCTTCGGTCCGGTGGATGAGAATACGCGGGCGCAGCTCGCTGCCGGCCTGCAGCTGCCCGAGGATGCCCTGCTGGATGCGTCGTGGCTGGTCAACGGACCCACGTGGATCGGCGTGCTCCTCGGTTCGGCTGAGCAGGTCCTGGCCGTGGAGCCGGATCTCGCTGCCATGGGTGACCTGAAGGTCGGGATCATTGGCCCCCACAAGCCCGGGGCCGGCATCGACTTCGAGGTGCGTACGTTCATTCCCGGCGACGCCATGGTGGAGGACCCGGTCACGGGAAGTTTCAATGCCGGTGCGGCCCAGTGGCTGATCGGCAGCGGCCGGGCTCCCCGCGAGTATGTTGCCGCCCAAGGTACTGTCCTGGGCAGGGCTGGCCGTATTCACGTCAGGGCGGAGGATGGCGAAATCTGGGTGGGCGGTGCCTCAGTCACGTGCATCGAAGGCACGGTGCTGCTCTAA
- a CDS encoding diacylglycerol kinase family protein, which yields MDTARTFESIVIIFNPNSTGDAPELAQQLHDKLEQLLTYQSEITLQPTEHAGHAVDLAREAASKGGDVLVVSVSGDGGYNEVVNGVMQAENPRAVSAVLAAGNANDHSRIIGTKPLEEAIVEGRVHNIDLLRIHTGQNDDAPYEYAHSYIGFGLTPVVATELEKGSKGALKEMVTVIQTFSKFEPFGIRLADGKRRKFDSLVFANINEMAKYATLSEAEDHPSDGKFEVITFPHMPKWRVLLTALKATTQGLGDQPSVSSYEFTTLKPLPYQMDGEVKSVEANVKVRVECAPGALATLG from the coding sequence ATGGATACTGCACGGACCTTTGAGTCGATTGTCATCATCTTCAACCCCAACAGCACCGGGGACGCACCTGAGCTCGCGCAGCAGCTGCACGACAAGCTCGAGCAGCTGCTCACGTACCAGTCCGAAATTACACTTCAGCCCACTGAGCATGCCGGGCATGCTGTGGACCTGGCGCGTGAGGCGGCCTCAAAGGGCGGCGACGTCCTGGTGGTCTCCGTCAGCGGCGATGGGGGGTACAACGAGGTTGTCAACGGCGTCATGCAGGCGGAGAATCCGCGAGCCGTTTCCGCGGTTTTGGCTGCAGGCAACGCCAACGACCATAGCCGGATCATTGGCACCAAGCCGTTGGAAGAGGCCATTGTGGAGGGCCGCGTCCACAACATCGATCTTCTTCGGATTCACACGGGTCAGAATGATGATGCGCCCTATGAATACGCGCATTCCTACATCGGATTCGGCCTGACCCCGGTGGTGGCCACTGAACTGGAAAAGGGCAGTAAGGGCGCTCTCAAGGAAATGGTCACCGTGATCCAGACCTTTTCCAAGTTCGAGCCTTTCGGCATCCGCCTGGCGGATGGAAAGCGCCGGAAGTTCGACAGCCTGGTGTTCGCCAACATCAATGAAATGGCCAAGTACGCCACTTTGAGTGAGGCAGAGGATCACCCGTCCGACGGAAAGTTTGAAGTCATCACTTTTCCGCACATGCCCAAGTGGCGTGTTCTGCTGACCGCGCTAAAGGCCACCACCCAGGGCCTTGGTGATCAGCCGAGCGTGAGCAGCTATGAATTCACCACGCTCAAGCCGCTGCCGTATCAAATGGACGGCGAGGTCAAGTCCGTGGAGGCTAACGTCAAGGTCAGGGTGGAGTGTGCTCCCGGGGCGTTGGCTACCCTCGGCTAG
- a CDS encoding YnfA family protein, whose product MTILKSTILFVLAAVAEIGGAWLIWQSVREGKAWWWAGLGVVALGIYGFFAAFQPEAHFGRVLAAYGGVFIAGSLAWGMLMDGFRPDRWDVIGAAICMVGVGVIMFAPRSGG is encoded by the coding sequence ATGACCATTCTGAAGTCCACCATTCTCTTCGTTTTGGCAGCCGTCGCAGAGATCGGCGGAGCTTGGCTCATCTGGCAGTCCGTGCGCGAAGGCAAAGCGTGGTGGTGGGCAGGGCTTGGCGTCGTGGCGCTGGGAATTTACGGTTTCTTCGCGGCCTTCCAACCCGAGGCTCACTTCGGCCGGGTCCTGGCGGCCTATGGCGGCGTGTTCATTGCCGGTTCCCTTGCGTGGGGAATGCTGATGGACGGCTTCCGGCCGGATCGCTGGGACGTGATCGGCGCCGCCATCTGCATGGTGGGTGTGGGCGTCATCATGTTCGCACCCCGGTCGGGCGGCTGA
- the rpsR gene encoding 30S ribosomal protein S18, with the protein MAKAELRKPKPKSNPLKAADITVIDYKDVALLRKFISDRGKIRARRVTGVTVQEQRKIAQAIKNAREVALLPYSGAGRG; encoded by the coding sequence ATGGCTAAGGCTGAACTCCGTAAGCCCAAACCAAAGTCCAACCCCTTGAAGGCCGCTGACATCACTGTCATCGACTACAAGGACGTAGCACTGCTGCGCAAGTTCATCTCCGACCGCGGAAAGATCCGCGCTCGTCGCGTCACTGGCGTTACCGTTCAGGAACAGCGCAAGATCGCCCAGGCAATCAAGAACGCCCGCGAAGTTGCTCTGCTGCCTTACTCCGGCGCTGGCCGCGGCTAA
- a CDS encoding single-stranded DNA-binding protein, which produces MAGETTITVIGNLTNDPELRFTPSGSAVANFTIASTPRTFDRQSNEWKDGETLFLRASVWREAAENVAESLTKGMRVIVSGRLKSRSYETKEGEKRTVIELEVDEIGPSLRYANAKVNRTQRSGGGQGGFGGGNAGNSGGFGGGAPGGNQGGGNSGGTWGGNQPAQQQDDPWATPGVSNAGGWGNGPDSEPPF; this is translated from the coding sequence ATGGCAGGCGAAACCACTATTACGGTCATCGGTAATCTCACCAATGACCCCGAGCTGCGGTTCACCCCGTCTGGCTCAGCAGTAGCGAACTTCACCATCGCTTCTACTCCCCGGACCTTTGACCGCCAGTCCAATGAGTGGAAGGACGGGGAAACCCTGTTCCTCCGCGCATCGGTATGGCGCGAAGCAGCCGAGAACGTGGCCGAGTCCCTTACCAAGGGCATGCGCGTCATCGTTTCCGGCCGTTTGAAGAGCCGTTCTTACGAGACAAAAGAAGGCGAGAAGCGCACCGTAATCGAGCTTGAGGTCGATGAAATCGGCCCGAGCCTGCGTTACGCAAACGCCAAGGTCAACCGTACCCAGCGCTCCGGCGGTGGCCAGGGTGGCTTCGGTGGCGGTAACGCCGGTAATTCCGGTGGCTTCGGAGGAGGCGCTCCTGGTGGAAACCAGGGCGGCGGCAACTCCGGTGGAACCTGGGGCGGCAACCAGCCCGCACAACAGCAGGATGATCCTTGGGCGACGCCCGGTGTCAGCAATGCTGGCGGCTGGGGCAATGGCCCGGATTCCGAACCTCCCTTCTAA
- a CDS encoding DUF1801 domain-containing protein, giving the protein MAENKTQPTDVSVEEFLAAVEHPKRREDGFELLEMMRDITGQEAVMWGPSIVGFGSYHYKYESGREGDSAAVGFSPRKTNLALYGLTYSPDADRLLPELGKHKTGAACLYVNKLDDVDRGVLAEMIRTGYKHVMEEINTP; this is encoded by the coding sequence ATGGCAGAGAACAAGACCCAACCCACGGACGTCTCCGTGGAAGAATTCCTGGCCGCGGTGGAACACCCCAAGCGGCGCGAGGACGGCTTTGAATTGCTGGAAATGATGCGCGACATCACCGGCCAGGAAGCCGTCATGTGGGGCCCGTCAATCGTCGGCTTCGGTAGCTATCACTACAAGTACGAGAGCGGCCGCGAGGGTGACTCAGCCGCCGTCGGGTTCTCTCCGCGCAAGACCAACCTGGCGCTGTACGGACTCACTTACAGTCCCGATGCAGACCGTTTGCTACCCGAACTCGGCAAGCACAAGACCGGCGCCGCCTGCCTCTACGTCAACAAGCTCGATGACGTGGACCGGGGTGTGCTCGCAGAGATGATCCGAACCGGCTACAAGCACGTCATGGAGGAGATCAACACACCGTAA
- a CDS encoding amino acid permease: MHADQQLSKSLKPRHLSMIAIAGVIGAGLFVGSGAAIQQAGPGILVAYLAAGLVVILVMRMLGEMAAANPETGSFSTYADKALGRWAGFSIGWLYAWFWIIVLGIEATAGAAIMHRWVPGVDQWIWALILMVLLTLTNLGSVKSYGEFEFWFASIKVAAIVIFLLAGIVAILGLMPGVSAPGVANLLDQGGFMPNGPGAVLAGILVVVFSFFGAEIATIAAGESENPVDAVKKAVKSTVWRILIFYIGSIAIVVTLLPWNDASVAKSPYVAVIELYGIPGAGTIMDIVVLTSVLSCLNSGLYTASRMLFSLSQRGDAPRSWMKISKRGVPAAAVLASTVVGFLTVGANYIAPDSVFLFLVNTSGAIALFVWLVIATSQLILRKRMGAAAKDLDLKMWFFPYLTWIAIAAIVALIIGMVIIESTRESLFLSLALAAIVVGIGVLRYRRKGATPSNPVPAGEAEDAKIGS; the protein is encoded by the coding sequence ATGCACGCTGACCAACAGCTTTCCAAGTCCCTGAAGCCCCGACACCTCTCCATGATCGCTATTGCCGGCGTCATCGGAGCCGGACTGTTCGTTGGTTCCGGAGCCGCAATCCAGCAGGCCGGTCCGGGTATTCTTGTTGCCTACCTTGCTGCCGGACTGGTGGTCATCCTCGTCATGCGCATGCTGGGTGAGATGGCTGCGGCCAACCCTGAGACGGGCTCGTTCTCCACCTATGCGGACAAAGCACTTGGCCGTTGGGCCGGCTTCAGCATCGGCTGGCTGTACGCCTGGTTCTGGATCATCGTCCTTGGCATTGAAGCCACGGCCGGTGCGGCCATCATGCATCGCTGGGTTCCCGGAGTGGATCAGTGGATCTGGGCACTCATTCTGATGGTGCTCCTCACGCTGACGAACCTGGGATCCGTGAAGTCCTACGGCGAGTTCGAATTCTGGTTCGCTTCCATCAAGGTTGCGGCAATTGTCATCTTCCTGCTCGCTGGCATCGTTGCAATCCTCGGTCTCATGCCGGGTGTTTCCGCCCCCGGTGTCGCCAACCTCCTGGATCAGGGTGGCTTCATGCCGAACGGTCCGGGCGCAGTCCTGGCCGGCATCCTCGTAGTGGTCTTCTCGTTCTTCGGCGCCGAAATCGCCACCATCGCCGCCGGTGAGTCCGAAAACCCGGTGGACGCCGTCAAGAAGGCAGTGAAGTCCACCGTGTGGCGCATCCTGATCTTCTACATCGGCTCCATTGCCATCGTGGTGACCTTGCTGCCGTGGAACGATGCTTCCGTGGCCAAGAGCCCATACGTAGCCGTCATCGAGCTTTACGGAATTCCGGGTGCAGGCACCATCATGGACATCGTTGTCCTCACCTCGGTTCTCTCCTGCCTGAACTCTGGGCTGTACACGGCCAGCCGAATGCTCTTCTCCCTCTCGCAGCGTGGCGATGCTCCCCGGTCCTGGATGAAGATCTCCAAGCGTGGCGTTCCGGCTGCTGCAGTGCTCGCTTCCACCGTGGTGGGATTCCTCACCGTTGGTGCCAACTACATCGCGCCGGACTCCGTGTTCCTGTTCCTGGTGAACACCTCTGGTGCAATTGCGCTCTTCGTGTGGTTGGTGATCGCAACTTCGCAGCTCATCCTGCGCAAACGAATGGGTGCAGCCGCCAAGGATCTCGATCTCAAGATGTGGTTCTTCCCGTACCTTACGTGGATTGCCATTGCAGCCATCGTGGCGCTGATCATCGGTATGGTCATCATCGAATCCACCCGCGAATCGTTGTTCCTTTCGCTGGCGTTGGCCGCGATCGTGGTGGGCATCGGCGTGCTTCGCTACCGCCGGAAGGGTGCCACACCTTCCAACCCGGTGCCCGCCGGGGAAGCTGAGGACGCCAAGATCGGTTCCTGA
- a CDS encoding ABC transporter ATP-binding protein produces MGKVLEAERLLVGYAGSPVCGEVTATVDAGEVLGMVGVNGAGKSTVARTIAGRQSALAGDIKVHGLLIDPDAVPFRRHVSAVFDNDLFFPSLTVREHLLLIARGHSLDDPEARVEEELDFFGLLGRAHAIPDALSSGQRRRLLLASGLIRPSSLLILDEPEQRLDPTMRDALGDRIAAHAQDGGAVVLVTHDPQLLLATATTCLVIGEEVQEFHPEQGASIIAGS; encoded by the coding sequence ATGGGGAAGGTATTGGAGGCCGAAAGGCTGCTGGTTGGCTATGCCGGGTCTCCGGTTTGCGGCGAAGTGACCGCGACGGTGGACGCTGGTGAAGTCCTGGGAATGGTAGGCGTCAACGGCGCCGGAAAGTCCACGGTGGCCCGGACCATTGCGGGACGGCAGAGCGCCCTGGCCGGAGACATCAAGGTCCACGGCCTCCTCATCGATCCGGACGCGGTACCGTTCCGTCGGCACGTCTCCGCAGTTTTCGACAACGATCTCTTCTTCCCGTCCCTCACAGTCCGCGAGCATTTGCTCCTCATTGCCCGTGGGCACTCCCTGGATGACCCCGAAGCTCGCGTTGAAGAAGAACTGGACTTCTTTGGGCTCCTGGGCAGGGCCCACGCCATTCCGGATGCGTTGTCCTCCGGCCAGCGCCGCAGGTTACTGCTTGCCTCCGGGCTCATCCGCCCGTCGTCGCTCCTTATCCTGGATGAGCCGGAACAGCGGCTGGATCCCACAATGCGCGACGCCCTGGGTGATCGAATCGCCGCGCATGCCCAAGACGGTGGTGCCGTGGTCCTGGTGACCCACGATCCGCAACTGCTGCTCGCCACGGCCACCACGTGTTTGGTCATTGGCGAGGAAGTCCAGGAGTTTCACCCCGAGCAGGGGGCCTCGATCATTGCCGGATCCTGA
- a CDS encoding acyltransferase — MSDPHIWGFLNGSMGVTLFFVISGFLITSLLIREERRRGRVSIFQFYVRRAFRILPLYYIALSTAAVGVFVFGLGEGPVKFAERLPLLATFNGDLASGGSFVHSWSLGIEEKFYIVWPFLMFAIPLIRRHRLATASVLLVLASAASYCEGARYFGIYTAILAGCVLGLTMHTHRGFKMVSKLAHPGVAAALIPVAITAYILDPVLPGGAESGNAHVLFSFTVALLFPSFILATSPLTRLLSWKPVAFLGTRTYAIYLFHPFCIDVVSMAIPADQRNFGLAIVRLVLAAAMSFGVAEVLARTVEQPLILLGKRLTSTSRRTTALYSVPANKA, encoded by the coding sequence ATGAGCGACCCCCACATCTGGGGATTTCTCAACGGGTCAATGGGAGTGACTCTCTTCTTTGTGATCAGCGGTTTCCTGATCACATCGCTCCTGATCCGCGAGGAACGCCGGCGTGGCCGGGTGTCGATCTTTCAGTTCTATGTAAGAAGGGCCTTTCGCATCCTGCCGCTTTATTACATTGCGCTTTCAACGGCCGCAGTGGGCGTCTTCGTGTTCGGCCTGGGTGAGGGTCCGGTCAAATTTGCGGAGCGGTTACCGCTCCTGGCAACGTTCAATGGGGATCTCGCCAGCGGTGGCAGCTTTGTCCACAGTTGGTCGCTTGGCATCGAGGAAAAGTTCTACATCGTGTGGCCGTTCCTCATGTTCGCCATACCGCTGATAAGAAGGCATCGACTGGCCACGGCCAGCGTTTTGCTCGTCCTCGCCTCCGCGGCCAGTTACTGTGAAGGTGCGCGATACTTCGGGATTTACACCGCCATTCTTGCCGGTTGCGTCCTTGGCCTCACCATGCACACCCACCGGGGATTCAAGATGGTGTCAAAGCTCGCGCACCCCGGAGTGGCTGCCGCGCTCATACCTGTAGCTATCACCGCCTACATTCTTGACCCGGTCCTCCCCGGCGGCGCCGAGAGCGGCAATGCGCACGTCCTGTTCTCCTTCACCGTTGCGCTTCTTTTCCCTTCATTCATCCTTGCTACCTCGCCCCTCACAAGGTTGCTGAGCTGGAAGCCTGTCGCTTTCCTGGGGACCAGGACGTATGCGATCTACCTTTTCCACCCTTTCTGCATCGACGTGGTGAGCATGGCTATCCCTGCTGACCAACGAAATTTTGGGCTCGCTATTGTCAGGCTGGTCCTGGCCGCCGCCATGTCATTCGGTGTTGCAGAGGTACTGGCCCGTACCGTCGAACAGCCGCTGATTCTGTTAGGGAAGCGGTTGACATCCACCTCGAGGCGCACGACTGCCCTGTACTCAGTACCCGCCAACAAGGCCTAA